In the Silvanigrella aquatica genome, GCATACGGCATACTTCAACAAAAACATATTAAAATAGTTTGGAATATAGATGAAACAACAGATGATATTATTGTTGGAAATTCAGGACAAATTGGACAAATATTTTTAAATTTAATTACAAATGCCATGCAAGCCATGCCACAAGGAGGATGGATTGAATTTGAAAGACATGATGAAAAAGATTTCATTTGCATTTCTATTCAAGATGCAGGAAGTGGAATAAAACCAGAAATTATCGATAAAATATTCGATCCTTTTTTTACAACAAAAACGGTAGGACAAGGAACAGGATTAGGTCTTTCCATCACATATTCTTTAATAAAACAACATGGTGGAAATATTTCAGTGAGCTCCCTTCTCAATGAAGGAACAACATTTACATTAAGATTTCCGAAAATATAATTAAACATTTTTATGAATTTATGAGTTTATTTTTAATATTTCTTCAGCATAGCTTTTTTCAAAAAATAAAAACGCCTTCTTGCATTTTTTAAGCATAAAGGCGTTTTTAAATAGCGGGCAAATACGGAATTATTTGCTTTCTCTGTGAAGAGTGTGCTTGTGGCAAAATTTGCAGTATTTTCTGAGCTCAAGCTTCTTTGTAGATGCTTTTTTATTTTTTGTAGTTGAATAAAGATTGTTGCCAGAGCAAGCAATCTTGCCATCACCACTACAAATAAGTTTAATGATATCGCGCATTTTAGTTAACTCCTCAATTCTTTTGTCATGCACGCGCTAAAAAAACGCAGTGGCGAAAAACGTACAAACAATTTCATTTTTTTGCAAGCAGTTTCTTAGACTATATGCTACATGATTCTTGTTTTTGGTACTTGAATACGCATCTCTCAAGAAAAAGGCACAAAAATGAGCTATTCTCTCCTTCCTATCGAAAGCCTACTCAAACTCATTGCATCAGATATTGAGAAGTGCGCCATCGCAGCGGACTCCATTGCGCAATGCGACCATTTTTACTCTGAAATTTCAAAAGCTTATACTTACCCACTACAAGCAGGAGGAAAGAGAATTCGCCCCCTTTTGACTTTACTATGCGCGGGAGCTTTAGGCGGCTCAGAAGCCCTGGAAGTGGCTCAAAAATCAGCTTTAGCTATTGAAAAAATTCATACCTATTCCTTAGTTCATGATGATTTACCCTGCATGGATAATGATGATTTACGAAGGGGATTGCCCACAACGCATAAAGTTTACGGTGAAGCAAAGGCTCTCCTCGTGGGTGATGCTCTGCTGACAGAAGCCTTTTCCTTACTGGCAAAAACAGTCTGGCATAAAAATCAAAATGCACTTTATTTAAGCCATTTAATTGAAGATCTCGCAGAGGGGGCGGGTGCTTCTGGAATGATTTGGGGACAATGGCTTGATATTTCTCTTACAGGCGCCACTCATGTGACGTGGGAGCAAATGGAATGCGTTCATAAAAATAAAACGGGCAAACTTTTAGGCTCCTGCCTTGCCCTAGGCGGAATCTGCGGTATTTCAACCTGGGAACAAACCATATCCCAACAAGATCTTTATAGTTTTAGAAAAAAAATGAAAGAGGCGGGTGTTTTCATTGGACTCTCATTTCAAATCAGAGATGATATTCTCGATGCCACAA is a window encoding:
- a CDS encoding polyprenyl synthetase family protein, whose translation is MSYSLLPIESLLKLIASDIEKCAIAADSIAQCDHFYSEISKAYTYPLQAGGKRIRPLLTLLCAGALGGSEALEVAQKSALAIEKIHTYSLVHDDLPCMDNDDLRRGLPTTHKVYGEAKALLVGDALLTEAFSLLAKTVWHKNQNALYLSHLIEDLAEGAGASGMIWGQWLDISLTGATHVTWEQMECVHKNKTGKLLGSCLALGGICGISTWEQTISQQDLYSFRKKMKEAGVFIGLSFQIRDDILDATKTNEELGKTAGKDEIQNKFTAVKLLGIEKAEEMSLFYTEKSINLLNEIFSHPFLKTLNKDHSHYQKLLISQIKQLLSREN
- the rpmG gene encoding 50S ribosomal protein L33, giving the protein MRDIIKLICSGDGKIACSGNNLYSTTKNKKASTKKLELRKYCKFCHKHTLHRESK